Sequence from the Flavobacteriales bacterium genome:
CAAAGGCTGGATAGCTTGACCATGGAACTGAAATTCATATGTGAGACGAACATCGATGCTCCGCGTGATAAGGTCGTGGCACTCTGGTCCGACCCGGATAACCTCAAGCATTGGCAAGAGGGATTCCTCGGGATTGAACATCTGACCGGAGAGAGAGGCGCAACAGGATCCACTTCCCGTATGCGCTATCTCATGGGCAAGAATGAGATGGAGCTCCATGAGACCATCGTCAAGAATGACCTTCCGGATGAGTTTATCGGGGAGTATGTGCATGAGAAGATGTCCAATCGCTTGACTACGCGATTCACGGATCTAGGAGATGGCAGGACTGCCTATTGGTCGGAAGTGCACTATACCGAGCTGCATGGATTCATGGTCCAGATGATGGCCCGCTTGTTTCCCGGAGTCTTCAAGAAGCAGGTGATGAAGTGGATTTTGAACTTCAAGAAATTCGTAGAAGTGCAAGAGTGAGGATTCTT
This genomic interval carries:
- a CDS encoding SRPBCC family protein, with product MELKFICETNIDAPRDKVVALWSDPDNLKHWQEGFLGIEHLTGERGATGSTSRMRYLMGKNEMELHETIVKNDLPDEFIGEYVHEKMSNRLTTRFTDLGDGRTAYWSEVHYTELHGFMVQMMARLFPGVFKKQVMKWILNFKKFVEVQE